A single region of the Bacillus sp. 2205SS5-2 genome encodes:
- a CDS encoding TetR/AcrR family transcriptional regulator yields the protein MAINRKQLIVDAATRSFTLFGYKATTMDQVAKLANVGKGTIYTFYKNKEELFEEIVSSLIKEMKTAAEETFVEEETFYQNAHRALYRILEFQKEHQLLIKLLQEEKEMGTASVLEMVKTMEQTIIKYIEEKVTIAISKGEISPCNPALTSFVMYKLYISLFFEWEKDHHALQEEEIAELFKMYLFKGLSI from the coding sequence TTGGCAATTAACCGCAAACAACTCATTGTAGATGCTGCTACTAGATCTTTTACGCTGTTTGGATATAAAGCAACGACGATGGATCAAGTGGCTAAACTTGCGAATGTTGGGAAAGGTACCATCTATACTTTTTACAAAAACAAAGAAGAACTATTTGAAGAAATTGTCTCTTCTCTCATTAAGGAGATGAAAACAGCAGCCGAAGAAACTTTTGTTGAGGAAGAAACCTTTTATCAAAATGCTCATCGTGCTCTTTACCGTATCTTAGAATTTCAAAAAGAGCATCAACTTCTTATAAAATTACTACAAGAAGAGAAAGAAATGGGCACAGCTTCCGTCTTAGAAATGGTTAAAACAATGGAGCAAACAATCATTAAGTATATTGAAGAAAAAGTAACGATTGCGATTTCTAAAGGTGAAATTTCACCTTGCAATCCTGCGTTAACTTCGTTTGTTATGTATAAATTATATATATCCTTGTTTTTCGAATGGGAAAAGGATCATCACGCTCTTCAAGAAGAGGAAATCGCAGAATTGTTTAAAATGTATCTATTTAAAGGGTTATCCATTTAG